GCTTTGTTTTGTTATTGGCAAAACTCTTCAAAGAGTATTGCCTTATCCGTTTGGAATACAACGCCTGAACAAAATCCGGAGTTGTATGAAAAAGCAGTTGGATGGACGGGTCTCGTAAATGGCTGGTATAATATTGTTACGTTCCTATGCGCATTCGGCTTGGTGTACTTCGCAAAAAAATATTCACCCAAGCTGGTGCATTTCGGTTGTTTAATTCTGGCAGGTGTTGGTTTATTATTCTTTCCTTTTATTGAAAACAAATATTTGTTGTTTCCTGCTATCACCGGTTTTGGAATTGGCTGGGCAAGTATGATGGGTATTCCCTATCTCATTGTGGTAAGTAAAATTCCAAAAGAACGTTATGGCGTTTATATGGGTGTTATTAATATGATGATCGTAATACCCATGTTTATTCAAACAACAACATTTGGTTTTATCCTGAAGAATTTTCTGAATAATGATCCGGGTAATGCGATTGCATTTGCAGGTGTGTTCCTTGTCATAGCTGCATTGCTTACGTTATTCATTAAATCAGATAAAGCCGGAGAAGATGTGGTGTTGATGGGCGGTGGAGGACATTAATGAATACTAAAACAAGTTTATGCAAAAATTCAGTTTCTATATTGTTTTGAGTTGCTTGCTCTTTTTGTCGTGCAACAATGAAGAAACAAAAGAAGAACAAAGTGATCTAAGCACCAAACGTACATGGTGGAAAGAAGCTGTTGTCTATCAAATTTATCCACGCAGTTTTAAAGACAGCGATGGTGATGGCATTGGTGATCTGAAAGGCATTATCTCCAAACTCGATTATATCAAATCACTCGGTATTGATGCAGTATGGTTAAATCCTGTTTATGAATCGCCCAATAAAGACAATGGTTATGATATCAGCGATTATCAAAACATCATGAAGCAGTTTGGCACAATGGATGATTTTGATGTGTTGCTGAAAGGTTTTCATGATCGGGGCATTAAAGTAATGATGGACCTCGTGCTTAACCATTGCAGCAATGAACACAAGTGGTTTAAAGAAGCCAGCAAATCACGAAACAGTCCTTACTACAATTATTTTCATTGGTGGCCTGCAGAAAAAGGCGAACCACCATACCGCTTCAGCATCTTCGATGAAAAAGGTTATGGCTGGGAGTATAACAAACCTACCAACTCATACTATCTGCATTACTTCGGCGATTTTCAACCCGATCTTAATTGGGAAAATCCGGCATTGCGAAAAGATATCTATACCATGATGAAATTCTGGGGAAAGAAAGGGGTGGATGGTTTTCGTATGGATGCATTTGCGTTCATTTCAAAAGATACTACCTGGCCTGCACTACCGGCTGAGTACAATGGCAACTGGACCTTGTATTATGCAAGTGGCCCGCATTTGCATGAGTACATACAGGAAATGAATAAAGAAGTATTAACTCCTTACAAACTTGTTACTGTGGCTGAAGCAATGGGTGATGTACCCCGTGTAAAACTGTTTGTTGATGAAGACCGCAACGAACTGAACATGGCTTACAACTTTGAAGCAATTGATTTTGGTTATCTGCCAAATGAATATAAAATGCCTGATCCTAAGGGGTGGGATCTTGTGAAATGGAAAGGCATTTATAAAAAATGGGATAGCGCATTTATCGAAAAAGGATGGGGCACGATGTATCTCGGCAACCATGATCAGCCACGCATGGTTACACGTTGGGGAAATGATGCACCGGAGTTCAGAGAATTATCATCAAAAATGTTAACCACTTTTATTTTAAGTATGCGTGCAACCCCTTATTATTATTTTGGTGATGAAATTGGTATGAGTAATATCAAGTTCGATAAACTGGAAGATTACAATGATGTAGAACTGCACACAAACTATGCGCAGGTAAAAGCAAAGGGCGGCGACATGAAACGTTTTCTTGAAGGCATGAAAATTTCTTCACGTGATAACGGTCGCACACCTATGCAATGGGATACAACAACGGGAGCTGGTTTTACAACAGGCACACCTTGGCTGAAAATAAATCCGAATTATTATACAGTAAATGTTGCCGCTGCAGAAAAAGATCCAAACAGTTCACTGAACTACTTCCGTAAAATGATCAAAATGCGGAAAGAGAATGAAACACTTATTTACGGATCGTTCACATTGGTTGATGCCGATAACCCCGATGTATTTGCTTTTACAAGAGAATTGAAAGGAAGAAAATTTTTGGTGCTGCTCAATTTCAGAAATAAAGATGTTAGTGTAGAAACCGGAGTTGACGCAAGTAAAGCAGAAGTGTTGATCAATAATTATACAACAGCTCCTGCGGCCGATAAGCTGCGGCCTTATGAAGCGGTGATTTTTAAATTATAAATATATATCAAACCCAATATTAAACTCACATGAATAAGATTCTTTGCATTGGTGAAGCATTGATTGATATGATCTGTATCGATAAAGGCAAAGCACTTATCGCCGGTGAAAATTTCCTAAAAAAACCGGGTGGCGCTCCTACGAACGTGGCTGCTGCTATTGCGGCATTAGGTGGCCATGTTGAGTTATCTGCAAAAGTTGGCGTTGATCCGTTTGGTGATCACCTGGTAGCTGTTATGAAAAGTTTCGGTGTGTCTACAAAACATATGTTGCAGGATGCTCATTACTTCACCACGTTTGCGTTTGTTTCGCTGATGGAAAATGGAGAGCGGGATTTTTATTTCAATCGTGGTGCCGATGGACAGTTAACAAAGGAAGAAGTCGACGCAATCGATCTTGACGCATTTGTCATTGTGCATTTTGGTTCAGCGACTGGTTTTTTGCCAGGCCCTTTGCAGGAAGCATATATTGGCTTGCTTAACAAAGCATCAGCAAATGAACTGTTCATCAGCTTCGACCCGAATTACCGTCACCTTCTATTTCAGAACAATACTGCATCATTTATCAATCAGTCATGGTACTTCCTGGAGCATTGTAACTTTTTTAAAGTAAGTGATGAAGAAGCCATGATGCTTACAGGCACTGTAACAGTTGAAGAAGCCGCAACAGTATTTCTGCAAAAAACAAATGCTGTATTTACCATTACACTTGGCAAAGAAGGAACCTTGCTTGGGTTGAATAATGAAACTGTGATCATTCCCAGCATTCCCATCACACCTGTTGATACAACCGGGGCAGGCGATGCATTTACGGGAGCAGTTTTATATCAATTAAGTAAAAGATCAAATAAAGAGATCAAGTCAATAAGTATGGATGATTGGAAAACCATCATCAGCAATGCAAACAAAGCAGGTGCACGCACCTGTGAATATCTCGGTGCTATGGAAGCATTTAAACATTTAAGTAACGACATCTTCAATTAAGGTTATGTACACGTTCGGAGTTCATGAACATATCAATGCGCTGCTCAAAGAACATCAGATAGATGTTGGCGGAAAAGACAATCCGTTTTACACAAGGTTTCTTGCAGATACTTCTGCCATCTTTGAACTATACCTGCAACTGTATGAGCATTATCCAGCTGCAGAAACATTGTTTGATGAGTTGATCAAAACCATCATCAATGCATATAAGCAACGTCCTTCAGTTTTAAAGCAACGTGATATTCAAAAGCTGGAACAGGAACATTGGTTCCTCAGCAACAAGATCAATGGCATGAGTTTGTATGTGGATCGTTTTTGTGGCAATATCAAAAACCTGGAAACAAAACTTGACTACTTCGAAAATCTTGGCGTTAACTTTCTTCACCTGATGCCGGTATTTGAAAGTCCGGCCAATGAAAGTGATGGCGGTTATGCTGTTTCAAATTTCAGGAAAGTAGATGAACGTTTTGGTTCGCTTGAAGATCTGTTACACTTACAGGAAGAAATGCGGAAGCGCAATATGTACCTGATGATCGATATTGTGCTGAATCATACATCGCACAGACATGAATGGGCATTAAAAGCAAAAGCAGGTGAAAAGAAATACCAGGATTATTTTTATTTCTACCACGACAGAAGTTTACCCGATCAATATGATAAATCTATGCCGGAGATCTTTCCTGAAAGTTCGCCCGGAAGTTTTACATACATAGAAGAATGTAATAAATGGGTTATGACAGTGTTTCACAATTACCAATGGGATTTGAATTATACCAACCCGTTGGTGTTTATTGAAATGCTTGATACCATTTTCTTTTATGCAAATCTTGGTGTAGATATTTTACGGATTGATGCACCAGCGTTTATCTGGAAACAACTTGGTACAACTTGTCAGAATTTACCACAGGCGCATACACTGTTACGTTTAATCAAACAATGTGTACAGGTAGCATCGCCGGGAATGGCGTTGTTGGGTGAAGCTATTGTTGCACCAAAAGAGATCATGAAATATTTTGGTACTGATAACTATACAGCACGTGAATGTGATTTTGCTTACAATGCCACACATATGGCGTTACAGTGGGATATGCTGGCAACAGGTGATACCAAAGTAATGCTGGCTGCACAACATGAGCTTCTGAAAAAACCTTATGGCACGTCGTGGATCACTTACACCCGTTGCCATGATGATATTGGTTTAGGTTATGACGACAGTATGATCGAAGAGGCAGGTTATAATTCCTACGCCCACCGCAAATACCTGAAAGAATATTATTCAGGTGTTCACCCTGGTTCTCCGGCAGTGGGTGCATTATTTTCCAGTAATCCAAAAACAGGTGATGCACGCATCAGCGGATCACTTGCTTCGCTATGCGGATTGGAAAAGGCAATGGTTAAAAAAGATAAAGCAGCAATCGATCTTTCGATCCAGAAAATAGTAATGATGCAGGCACATAGTTTCTTTCTTGGTGGTGTGCCAATGTTATTTTATGGTGATGAGGTTGGTTATACAAATGATTATTCCTATTTACAGGATGAAGGCAAGAGTTATGATAACCGCTGGATGCACCGGCCGGTCATTGACTGGGGTAAGAATAAAAAAGCTGAACAGAAAGGAACTGTTGAAGAAATTGTTTTCAGTGCAACAAAAAAGTTGTTAGCAATAAGAGGGCAGTTACCTGTTGTAGCCGATCGTAGCAATCTCATTTGGCTTACGCCACACAATGTTCATGTAGCAGGTTACATTCGATATAAAGAGGAGAAACGTTTGTTTTGTGTGTTTAATTTCAGCAATGCGGCTGCTTACTTAACCTGGTATGCCTTTAAAGAAAAAGGAAATCCGCCAACAACTTTAGTTGATCATTGGAGTGGGAAAACGTACAAAGTGGGACAGGATCATGAATTCCTGGTATTGGCCCCTTATGAATTTGCTTTGCTGGAAGGATAGATATTAGCTAATCAGATTATGAAACGACGAAAGTAGCACAGTACCAACTACTTCACCTTTTACTTCCACTGCAATTTCATTCCTGAGCTTGTGCAATTGTAAGCGTCCTTTAAAAATACTGCCACTTTCTGTTTGAAGAAATGCGGCAATTGCTTTCTTTCGTTCAATCCTGCATACCCATTCATGACCCGATTCATTTATCACGAAGCGAAGTTTACCATTGTATAATTCAACAGAAAGCGTAAGTGATTTATTTAATCTGAGGCTATTCATATTTCTTCATCAAAGCTAACAAAACTCCATTCGTCCAACCAAAACCATCTTGTCCAGCATATTCTCCACCTCCGGCTTCTAAATGTGTATCAACAACATTGTATTTTTCCATCAATTTACCAGTACGTTGGTATACATCGGTGTTAAGTTGTATCCATCGTTTGGCCACTGTTGCGGCAAGTTGAGTATGACCATAATTTTCCAAACCAACTATACTCATCCATTGCAAAGGTGCCCAGCCATTCGGCGCATCCCACTGCTGACCTGTTGTTTGTAATGTAGTTGTTAATCCTCCGTCTTTTAAAAATTCGTTTTCGAGTGTAGCAGCCACTGCATCTGCTTGTTCTTGTGTAGCCAGTTTAAAAAACAAAGGCGCAACTCCTGCCAGAGTTTTGATCTGCTTTTGCGAATGATCTGCACTATCATAATCAGTAAAGAACTGTTGCGCTTCATTCCAGCAGTAATGATGAATTGCCTGTTTTCTTTGTACTGCCAGGCCAATATATTTCTGAGCAGTTTTTTCATCGCCTTTTAACATGTAAGCTTTAGCAATAGTTTCCTCTAAATGAAACAGCAAACAGTTAAGATCAACAGGAACGATCTCTGTGGTATGTATCGAAGCAAAATCGTCTTCTGATTTAAACCATCTGCAACTGTAATCCCATC
The DNA window shown above is from Lacibacter sp. H375 and carries:
- a CDS encoding glycoside hydrolase family 13 protein; the protein is MQKFSFYIVLSCLLFLSCNNEETKEEQSDLSTKRTWWKEAVVYQIYPRSFKDSDGDGIGDLKGIISKLDYIKSLGIDAVWLNPVYESPNKDNGYDISDYQNIMKQFGTMDDFDVLLKGFHDRGIKVMMDLVLNHCSNEHKWFKEASKSRNSPYYNYFHWWPAEKGEPPYRFSIFDEKGYGWEYNKPTNSYYLHYFGDFQPDLNWENPALRKDIYTMMKFWGKKGVDGFRMDAFAFISKDTTWPALPAEYNGNWTLYYASGPHLHEYIQEMNKEVLTPYKLVTVAEAMGDVPRVKLFVDEDRNELNMAYNFEAIDFGYLPNEYKMPDPKGWDLVKWKGIYKKWDSAFIEKGWGTMYLGNHDQPRMVTRWGNDAPEFRELSSKMLTTFILSMRATPYYYFGDEIGMSNIKFDKLEDYNDVELHTNYAQVKAKGGDMKRFLEGMKISSRDNGRTPMQWDTTTGAGFTTGTPWLKINPNYYTVNVAAAEKDPNSSLNYFRKMIKMRKENETLIYGSFTLVDADNPDVFAFTRELKGRKFLVLLNFRNKDVSVETGVDASKAEVLINNYTTAPAADKLRPYEAVIFKL
- a CDS encoding carbohydrate kinase family protein, whose product is MNKILCIGEALIDMICIDKGKALIAGENFLKKPGGAPTNVAAAIAALGGHVELSAKVGVDPFGDHLVAVMKSFGVSTKHMLQDAHYFTTFAFVSLMENGERDFYFNRGADGQLTKEEVDAIDLDAFVIVHFGSATGFLPGPLQEAYIGLLNKASANELFISFDPNYRHLLFQNNTASFINQSWYFLEHCNFFKVSDEEAMMLTGTVTVEEAATVFLQKTNAVFTITLGKEGTLLGLNNETVIIPSIPITPVDTTGAGDAFTGAVLYQLSKRSNKEIKSISMDDWKTIISNANKAGARTCEYLGAMEAFKHLSNDIFN
- a CDS encoding alpha-amylase family glycosyl hydrolase; the encoded protein is MYTFGVHEHINALLKEHQIDVGGKDNPFYTRFLADTSAIFELYLQLYEHYPAAETLFDELIKTIINAYKQRPSVLKQRDIQKLEQEHWFLSNKINGMSLYVDRFCGNIKNLETKLDYFENLGVNFLHLMPVFESPANESDGGYAVSNFRKVDERFGSLEDLLHLQEEMRKRNMYLMIDIVLNHTSHRHEWALKAKAGEKKYQDYFYFYHDRSLPDQYDKSMPEIFPESSPGSFTYIEECNKWVMTVFHNYQWDLNYTNPLVFIEMLDTIFFYANLGVDILRIDAPAFIWKQLGTTCQNLPQAHTLLRLIKQCVQVASPGMALLGEAIVAPKEIMKYFGTDNYTARECDFAYNATHMALQWDMLATGDTKVMLAAQHELLKKPYGTSWITYTRCHDDIGLGYDDSMIEEAGYNSYAHRKYLKEYYSGVHPGSPAVGALFSSNPKTGDARISGSLASLCGLEKAMVKKDKAAIDLSIQKIVMMQAHSFFLGGVPMLFYGDEVGYTNDYSYLQDEGKSYDNRWMHRPVIDWGKNKKAEQKGTVEEIVFSATKKLLAIRGQLPVVADRSNLIWLTPHNVHVAGYIRYKEEKRLFCVFNFSNAAAYLTWYAFKEKGNPPTTLVDHWSGKTYKVGQDHEFLVLAPYEFALLEG